A single Anopheles arabiensis isolate DONGOLA chromosome 2, AaraD3, whole genome shotgun sequence DNA region contains:
- the LOC120899771 gene encoding U11/U12 small nuclear ribonucleoprotein 65 kDa protein, with amino-acid sequence MSPISLKIFNFPPIFSSVDVREFLHLFGLETTRLIKRRNTNGAIVCVDNESEARLVISRLHQLLIKTHRLKVEYTNQGEESSSAELQSSPLADKVTKSKSLVTVAEKCFTLGYEGFPPPHLAYRYPKCSPEVLQNIARELAGNTAFYYQTLHLMNKMNLQPPFERRQDTITTTPAAEEQQSQATVSDEESELESDSEMHEPGKPKSAYSQVMRTMKVVNYEASSRESQSVQRPALKKTKMEIHISGSSLAPPAVGSMSDDVSPEQQPTEIAPQIEEASPLPSIDDILRNRIPEEQRSTLNVFQNYSRGDPTTKLYIKNLSKQVTEQELEELFGIFFNANLLKGMEIKLMKTGRMKGQAFVTFVPVEDATEGEPLNEKFKNCIDQALATVNGYILKDKPIVVSYGKSV; translated from the coding sequence ATGTCGCCGATTTCGCTAAAGATTTTCAACTTCCCGCCAATATTCTCCAGTGTCGACGTGCGTGAGTTTTTGCACCTGTTTGGGCTGGAAACGACACGCTTAATCAAGAGAAGAAACACAAACGGCGCTATCGTGTGTGTGGACAACGAATCGGAGGCCCGGCTGGTGATTTCGCGCCTCCACCAGCTGCtcatcaaaacacaccggTTGAAGGTGGAGTATACGAACCAGGGCGAAGAGTCGAGTTCGGCTGAGCTGCAATCGTCGCCACTAGCGGACAAGGTGACCAAGAGCAAATCTCTCGTCACCGTGGCGGAGAAATGCTTTACGCTGGGATATGAAGGCTTTCCACCGCCACATCTTGCCTACCGGTATCCCAAATGTTCACCCGAAGTACTGCAAAACATCGCACGAGAGCTAGCAGGCAATACGGCATTCTACTACCAGACGCTGCATTTGATGAACAAAATGAATCTGCAACCTCCGTTCGAGCGCCGACAGGACACGATCACCACTACACCCGCCGCAGAAGAACAACAATCGCAAGCAACTGTGTCGGACGAGGAATCGGAGCTGGAATCGGATTCAGAGATGCACGAGCCTGGCAAACCAAAGTCAGCTTACAGCCAAGTGATGCGTACAATGAAAGTGGTTAACTATGAAGCATCTTCTCGGGAGTCACAATCGGTCCAGCGACCTGCCTTGAAAAAGACGAAAATGGAAATACACATTTCTGGATCTTCGCTAGCACCACCAGCGGTTGGGAGTATGAGCGACGATGTGTCTCCAGAGCAACAACCCACGGAAATAGCTCCTCAAATAGAAGAAGCATCCCCTCTTCCTTCTATAGACGATATTTTACGCAATCGAATTCCGGAGGAGCAGCGAAGCACGCTGAACGTGTTCCAAAACTACAGCCGAGGTGATCCAACCACCAAGCTGTACATAAAAAATCTCTCGAAACAGGTGACGGAGCAGGAGCTGGAAGAATTGTTTGGCATATTTTTCAACGCGAACCTTCTCAAGGGCATGGAGATAAAGCTAATGAAGACGGGGCGAATGAAGGGACAGGCGTTCGTTACCTTCGTTCCGGTGGAGGATGCGACCGAGGGTGAACCGTTAAATGAGAAGTTTAAAAACTGCA
- the LOC120899777 gene encoding evolutionarily conserved signaling intermediate in Toll pathway, mitochondrial: MLLTRPLRWSASVLQLPMARFSTTLRQCSTKRNEETADGKPEDGGGKQGSLVVRTNLFESAAKKDKQTYIEMVKIFEKRSVHRRNHVEFIYAALRHMEEFGVNKDIAVYKALIDVMPKGKFIPTNIFQAEFMHYPRQQQCIIDLLEQMEDNGVMPDYEMEAMLVNVFGKKGHPVRKYWRMMYWMPKFKNLSPWLLPNPVPDDALELARLAVERMCSIDPRSKIQVFDTQEVESAIDHTWVVSGQSGEQSELLEAHDRQEPVYIEGPFVIWLRNRSINYYVLKSAPKPLPPIEETDDPDDVSNLHNPYVGLDLRFRKRPGSGSAVSTRRRSVHEQDDGIIYAICCTGSSTKDSLLSWIRLLEKESGNGALSSLAVLFKFTSPTSEVMVSGAETSTVQQ, from the exons ATGCTGTTAACCCGACCTCTACGATGGTCGGCGAGTGTTCTGCAGCTGCCGATGGCAAGATTCAGCACCACGCTTCGACAGTGTTCCACCAAACGGAACGAGGAAACGGCCGACGGCAAACCGGAGGATGGTGGTGGCAAGCAGGGCAGCCTGGTCGTGCGGACCAATCTGTTCGAGTCGGCCGCCAAAAAGGACAAGCAGACGTACATCGAGATGGTGAAGATATTCGAGAAGCGCAGCGTGCATCGGCGCAACCACGTGGAGTTCATTTACGCCGCCCTGCGCCACATGGAGGAGTTCGGCGTGAACAAGGACATTGCCGTGTACAAGGCGCTGATCGACGTGATGCCGAAGGGCAAGTTCATACCGACCAACATCTTTCAGGCCGAGTTTATGCACTAcccgcggcagcagcagtgcatcATCGATCTGCTCGAGCAGATGGAGGATAACGGGGTGATGCCGGACTACGAGATGGAGGCGATGCTGGTGAACGTGTTCGGCAAGAAGGGCCACCCGGTGCGCAAGTACTGGCGCATGATGTACTGGATGCCAAAGTTTAAAAATCTCTCCCCGTGGCTGCTGCCCAACCCGGTGCCGGACGATGCGCTCGAGCTGGCCCGCTTAGCCGTGGAGCGCATGTGTTCGATCGATCCGCGCAGCAAGATTCAGGTGTTCGATACGCAGGAGGTGGAAAGTGCGATTGACCACACGTGGGTCGTGAGTGGGCAGAGCGGGGAGCAGTCAGAATTGCTCGAGGCGCACGATCGGCAGGAACCGGTCTACATAGAGGGCCCGTTTGTGATATGGCTTCGGAATCGGTCCATCAACTATTACGTGCTGAAGAGCGCCCCGAAACCGCTACCACCGATCGAGGAGACGGATGATCCGGACG ACGTCAGTAACCTTCACAACCCTTACGTCGGTTTGGATTTGCGCTTCCGCAAACGGCCGGGGTCCGGATCGGCCGTCAGCACTCGCAGGCGTTCGGTGCACGAGCAGGACGATGGCATCATCTACGCCATCTGCTGTACGGGAAGCTCGACAAAGGATTCGCTGCTGTCCTGGATACGGTTGCTAGAGAAGGAGAGCGGCAACGGTGCCCTGTCGTCGCTGGCTGTGCTGTTCAAATTTACCTCCCCCACCAGTGAAGTGATGGTTAGCGGAGCGGAAACTAGCACAGTGCAACAGTAG